The nucleotide sequence AGTTATGAAAATAAGATAAAGGTTGTTTGGAGGTTCTTGTGGACATTTCAGAGGTTCGAGTACGAAAAGTCAGTCAAGCAGGTAAATTGAAGGCTTATGTGACCGTAACGTTTGACAATCAATTTGTGGTACACAATATCAAGATTATAGAGGGCAGGGAAGGAGACTTCATTGCTATGCCGAGCAGGCAGTTGGCCAATGGGGAATTCAAGGATGTAGCCCATCCAATCAGCAGCGATTTCAGGGATCATTTGCAGCAAGTGGTGATGAATGCATATGACTCTGAAGAAGCACAGGAAGCTCCCCAGGAAACAGAAAAAAAGGAATTATAGCAATTCGCTGGACAAACTTGGGAATATGGTATACTGTCACTTCCGTTGTTGGGAAGTCGCCAAGCGGTTAAGGCTCTGGTTTTTGGTGCCGGCATCGGGGGTTCGAATCCCTCCTTCCCAGTAGTGAGCAGTCCTGTCTTTTGGACTGCTCACTTTTTCATTGTGTGGAGTACTTGTGTTGGTGCGCCAAAACATTCTATACTCCCACACTAGTGGTATTCTAAATATCCAAATGTTATGGTAATTGGGCATCATGCAATAAAGATGCGCCAATGAGAGTACAAGGAGTATGTATGTCTGACATCAACAGAAGCTTAAAAGCTAAACCAAGAACCGAAGATTTCGGTAGTGCCGGCGCTCGTCGCCTGCTTCGTGGCGGCCAGATCCCTGCCGTTATCTATGGCAAGAAGGATCCTGTGCACATTGCCCTTGATGCCCGTGAATTCACCAACAAGATGCGTCACTTCTCAGAGACAGCATTGCTGAAGATTGCTGTAGGCAGAAAGCACTATGAAGTATTATTGAAAGATTATCAGGAAGACCTGATGCGTGGAGAGATCAAGCACGTTGACTTCTATGAGGTTACTCGTGGTCAAGCCCTACGTACCTTGGTTGCTGTTGTGCTCAAGGGAAGCCCAATTGGAACCCGTGAAGGTGGTGTCCTTGACCAGGTTCTCCATGAAATTGAAATTGAGTGTTTGCCAAAGGATCTTCCCGATTCAATTGAGGCTGATGTAAGCCACTTGGAGATCAACCAGGCATTGCACTTGAGCGACATGAAATTCCCAGAAACCATCAAGGTTCTTGAAGAGATGTCCAGGACTGTTGCTTCCGTCAAGGGAGTAAAGGCTGAGGTTGTAGAAACTGCTGAGGAAGAGGATGAAGCAGCAGTTGTTTCCGAGGAAGAGTAGGGGGGGACAATGCAGTTGATTCTTGGTCTGGGTAATCCCGGTGCCAAGTATGCAAACTCCCGCCACAATGTCGGATTCGATGCAGTGGAAGCTTGT is from uncultured Sphaerochaeta sp. and encodes:
- the spoVG gene encoding septation regulator SpoVG, with protein sequence MDISEVRVRKVSQAGKLKAYVTVTFDNQFVVHNIKIIEGREGDFIAMPSRQLANGEFKDVAHPISSDFRDHLQQVVMNAYDSEEAQEAPQETEKKEL
- a CDS encoding 50S ribosomal protein L25 — translated: MSDINRSLKAKPRTEDFGSAGARRLLRGGQIPAVIYGKKDPVHIALDAREFTNKMRHFSETALLKIAVGRKHYEVLLKDYQEDLMRGEIKHVDFYEVTRGQALRTLVAVVLKGSPIGTREGGVLDQVLHEIEIECLPKDLPDSIEADVSHLEINQALHLSDMKFPETIKVLEEMSRTVASVKGVKAEVVETAEEEDEAAVVSEEE